Sequence from the Terriglobales bacterium genome:
CCTTTACAATCCAGACATGCTGGCCGAGTATGCGGTGCGCGAGGAGCAGTCGCGCGGGCGGCGCTATCCGGAACCGCCGCACCCCTACCGCAATCCGTTCCAGCGCGACCGCGACCGGGTCATCCACTCCCGCGCCTTCCGCCGCCTGGAGGACAAGACCCAGGTCTTCACCCGCCGCTACTCCGACCACTTCCGCAACCGGCTGACCCACACCATCGAGGTCTCGCAGATCTCACGCACCATCGCCGCTCAGTTGATGTTGAACCAGGACCTGACCGAGGCGCTGGCGCTGGTGCACGACATCGGGCATCCGCCCTTCGGCCATGCCGGGGAGAAGGCGCTCGACCACGCCATGAGGACGCACGGGGAATCGTTCGATCACAACCTGCACGCCCTGCGCATCGTGGAGGACTTTGAGCTGCGCTATGCCGAGTTCCGCGGACTGAACCTGAGCTTCGAGGTGCGCGAGGGCATCATCAAGCATTCGCACGCCTACGCCGCCGGCGACTACCCGCAACTGGCCGAGTACCTGCTCGACCTGCGTCCGCCGCTGGAAGCGCAGCTCATCGACCTGACCGACGAGGTCGCCTACAACACCGCCGACCTCGACGACGGTTACGAGGCTCGCCTCCTGACCCTGGAGGGGATCCGCGCCGGCGTGGGCATCTTCGATCGCTGCTACCGCGAAGCGGAGAAGCTCTATCCCGCGGCGCTGGAGAAGTTGAAGTTCA
This genomic interval carries:
- the dgt gene encoding dNTP triphosphohydrolase is translated as MLAEYAVREEQSRGRRYPEPPHPYRNPFQRDRDRVIHSRAFRRLEDKTQVFTRRYSDHFRNRLTHTIEVSQISRTIAAQLMLNQDLTEALALVHDIGHPPFGHAGEKALDHAMRTHGESFDHNLHALRIVEDFELRYAEFRGLNLSFEVREGIIKHSHAYAAGDYPQLAEYLLDLRPPLEAQLIDLTDEVAYNTADLDDGYEARLLTLEGIRAGVGIFDRCYREAEKLYPAALEKLKFNEALKRMLNRMVTDLIENTAAQVRKAGVRSVDDVRKHNARLAAFSRQVDLERSQSKAFLYDRLYLSPALQPEKDAAERVITEMFEFWISHPEALPPSYQEKAH